A section of the Dehalobacter sp. DCM genome encodes:
- a CDS encoding ABC transporter substrate-binding protein, whose amino-acid sequence MKRVLGIGLSLVLTLGLLSGCGGTKAPAGDSNAGGNAAAVFKIGATGPLTGGAAIYGNAAKQGAQIAVDEINAQGGIQFELKYEDDEHDAEKAVNAYNNLKDWGMQISLGSVTSTPAVATSAETFKDRIFALTPSASAPAVLEGKDNVYQMCFADPNQGSASAQYIVDKKLGTKIAIIYKNDDVYSKGIYNTFVSKAKELNLAIVSTTTFTEDSQTDFSVQLADAKKKGADLIFLPMYYTPASLIFQQAKSMSYSPKYFGVDGMDGILTLENFDVSLAEGVMLLTPFNADATDERTVNFVKKYKDLYKETPNQFAADGYDCVYAYKKALEAAGCTPDMSAADICEKLVKVFPTISFDGLTGEKMTWAATGEVSKSPKGMVIKKGAYVGMD is encoded by the coding sequence ATGAAAAGAGTATTAGGTATCGGTCTCTCTCTCGTCCTCACCCTTGGTCTTCTGTCCGGCTGCGGCGGTACGAAAGCTCCTGCCGGAGATTCCAACGCAGGCGGCAATGCTGCAGCTGTCTTTAAGATTGGCGCTACCGGTCCTCTGACTGGCGGAGCAGCCATATACGGTAACGCGGCCAAGCAGGGTGCGCAGATCGCTGTTGATGAGATTAATGCCCAAGGTGGCATCCAGTTCGAACTCAAATATGAAGATGATGAGCATGACGCCGAGAAGGCCGTTAATGCTTACAATAACCTTAAGGACTGGGGCATGCAAATTTCCCTCGGCTCCGTGACCAGCACGCCTGCTGTGGCCACCAGTGCTGAGACTTTTAAAGACCGGATATTTGCGCTGACTCCCTCCGCCTCCGCCCCCGCTGTCCTTGAGGGCAAGGATAACGTCTATCAGATGTGCTTTGCCGACCCTAACCAGGGCTCAGCTTCCGCTCAATATATTGTTGACAAAAAGCTCGGAACAAAAATTGCGATTATTTACAAGAACGACGATGTCTATTCCAAGGGAATCTACAATACTTTCGTCAGCAAGGCCAAAGAACTGAACTTGGCGATCGTCTCCACTACAACCTTCACCGAGGACAGCCAAACCGACTTTTCTGTTCAGCTGGCGGACGCCAAGAAAAAGGGCGCCGATTTAATCTTCCTTCCTATGTATTACACCCCGGCTTCTCTTATCTTCCAGCAGGCAAAGTCTATGAGTTACTCTCCCAAGTACTTTGGTGTGGACGGTATGGATGGTATATTGACTCTGGAGAACTTTGACGTCTCTCTGGCCGAGGGTGTTATGCTGCTGACTCCCTTCAATGCTGACGCCACTGATGAGCGCACCGTCAACTTCGTTAAAAAATACAAGGATCTTTACAAGGAAACTCCCAACCAGTTTGCCGCCGACGGTTATGACTGTGTGTATGCCTACAAGAAAGCTCTTGAGGCTGCCGGCTGTACTCCTGACATGAGCGCCGCTGACATCTGTGAGAAACTGGTCAAAGTATTCCCCACTATTTCTTTTGATGGACTTACCGGCGAGAAAATGACGTGGGCTGCTACCGGCGAAGTTTCTAAGAGCCCTAAGGGCATGGTCATAAAAAAAGGTGCTTACGTCGGTATGGACTAA
- a CDS encoding type II toxin-antitoxin system prevent-host-death family antitoxin produces the protein MPQIRPITDLRNTNEISDLAHAKKEPIFITKNGYGDLVVMSIETFDSMLADRELDAAIVEAEAEYTSDDQLIDAREALSSLKRKYFGK, from the coding sequence ATGCCCCAGATAAGACCGATAACTGATTTGAGAAATACCAACGAAATCTCTGATTTGGCCCATGCTAAGAAAGAACCTATATTCATAACAAAAAACGGCTACGGTGATTTAGTTGTTATGAGCATTGAAACCTTTGATTCCATGCTGGCGGATCGTGAACTCGACGCAGCTATCGTGGAAGCCGAAGCCGAGTATACTTCCGATGACCAGCTTATAGATGCAAGGGAAGCTTTGTCAAGCTTAAAGAGGAAGTACTTTGGAAAATAA
- a CDS encoding ABC transporter ATP-binding protein, whose translation MIPVPSTNIVPERDADKLPVLEARNLGIEFGGLTAVSGFNMAIGRTEIAGLIGPNGAGKTTVFNLLTKVYQPTYGTILLDGRDTNNMTTVQINKAGIARTFQNIRLFSNLSVEDNVKLGLHNHISYGMWNGILRLPAYWKGEKQAHEKAMELLSIFDMQSLARKRAGSLPYGAQRRLEIVRALATKPLLLLLDEPAAGMNPSETAELMDNIVKIRDTFQIAIMLIEHDMNLVMGICEGICVLNFGKIIAKGTPSEIRNNPQVIEAYLGKKREV comes from the coding sequence ATGATTCCCGTGCCCTCCACCAACATTGTACCTGAGCGTGACGCGGACAAGCTACCGGTGCTGGAAGCCCGCAACCTAGGTATAGAATTTGGCGGACTTACGGCTGTTTCGGGTTTTAACATGGCCATCGGCCGTACGGAAATAGCCGGACTCATTGGCCCCAACGGCGCAGGCAAGACGACTGTGTTCAATTTGCTCACTAAGGTCTATCAGCCTACCTATGGTACCATTTTGCTGGATGGTCGTGACACGAATAACATGACCACTGTACAAATTAACAAAGCCGGTATCGCCCGGACCTTTCAAAATATACGCCTTTTCTCCAATCTATCGGTGGAGGATAATGTCAAGCTTGGCTTGCATAATCATATCAGCTACGGTATGTGGAATGGCATCCTCCGGCTCCCCGCTTACTGGAAAGGCGAGAAGCAGGCACATGAAAAGGCCATGGAGCTTTTGTCTATTTTCGATATGCAGAGCCTAGCGAGGAAGCGGGCGGGATCCCTGCCCTACGGTGCCCAACGCAGGCTTGAGATAGTCCGTGCCTTAGCCACGAAACCCTTGCTTTTGCTCCTGGATGAACCTGCCGCCGGGATGAACCCCTCCGAGACAGCTGAATTGATGGATAATATCGTTAAAATTCGTGATACCTTCCAGATCGCCATTATGCTCATAGAGCACGACATGAATCTGGTCATGGGTATCTGCGAGGGAATATGTGTGCTCAATTTTGGTAAAATAATCGCCAAAGGCACCCCCAGCGAGATTCGGAACAACCCTCAGGTCATCGAAGCTTATTTAGGCAAGAAGAGGGAGGTCTGA
- the katG gene encoding catalase/peroxidase HPI: protein MEEMKCPVTGNTKKAISGGGTSNKDWWPNQLNLKILHQNSSLSNPMGADFKYSEEFKKLDLPAIKKDLYAMMTDSQDWWPADYGHYGPLFIRMAWHSAGTYRMGDGRGGAGDGTQRFAPLNSWPDNVNLDKARRLLWPIKKKYGKRISWGDLMILAGNCALESMGFKTFGFGGGREDVWEPQEDVYWGSESEWLGDKRYSGERNLENPLAAVQMGLIYVNPEGPNGMPDAVASGRDVRETFARMAMNDEETVALVAGGHTFGKCHGAGPATHVGSEPEAAPIEQMGLGWKSSFGSGKGGDTISSGIEGAWKPNPTKFDMGYLTTLFKYDWNLVKSPAGAYQWVPSDPAAADTVQDAHDPNKKHAPMMTTADLSLRMDPLYKPIAERYLANPEEFADAFARTWFKLTHRDMGPRSRYLGPEVPDEELIWQDPVPAVDHELINDQDIVALKSKILGSGLSVSQLVSTAWASASTFRGSDKRGGANGARIRLEPQRTWEVNHPEQLNKILQILEKIQSEFNSSQSGTKKVSLADIIVLGGCAGIEQAAINAGNNITVPFKPGRTDASQGQTDTVSFSVLEPKADGFRNYLKAKYSVSTEEMLVDRAQLLTLTAPEMTVLLGGMRVLNTNYGQSQHGVFTKNPETLSNDFFLNLLDMGTVWKPVNEEGEVFEGRDRATGELKWTGTRVDLIFGSNSELRAIAEVYASDDAQGKFIQDFVAAWNKVMDADRFDLV, encoded by the coding sequence ATGGAAGAGATGAAATGCCCGGTAACAGGTAATACGAAAAAAGCTATTTCTGGCGGTGGTACTTCAAACAAAGACTGGTGGCCGAACCAACTAAATCTGAAGATATTACATCAAAACTCAAGCTTGAGCAACCCAATGGGGGCAGATTTCAAATATTCCGAAGAATTTAAGAAGCTTGACCTTCCTGCAATAAAAAAAGACCTTTATGCTATGATGACGGACTCACAGGATTGGTGGCCAGCTGATTACGGCCACTACGGGCCGCTTTTTATCCGCATGGCATGGCATAGTGCCGGTACTTACAGAATGGGAGATGGACGTGGCGGTGCCGGTGACGGTACGCAACGCTTCGCGCCGCTCAACAGCTGGCCCGATAACGTAAACCTTGATAAAGCGCGCCGCCTGCTTTGGCCAATCAAGAAGAAATATGGCAAGAGAATTTCATGGGGGGATCTCATGATTCTTGCAGGTAACTGTGCTCTCGAATCCATGGGCTTTAAGACGTTTGGTTTTGGCGGCGGGCGTGAGGATGTTTGGGAACCGCAGGAGGACGTTTACTGGGGTTCCGAGTCGGAGTGGCTTGGTGACAAGCGCTACTCTGGAGAAAGAAACCTTGAAAATCCTCTTGCTGCTGTTCAAATGGGCTTGATTTATGTGAATCCAGAAGGCCCAAACGGTATGCCTGACGCTGTCGCCTCCGGACGAGATGTCCGGGAGACCTTTGCTCGAATGGCTATGAATGATGAAGAAACAGTTGCGCTCGTTGCGGGCGGACATACCTTCGGCAAATGTCACGGTGCGGGTCCGGCGACTCATGTGGGGTCGGAACCAGAGGCGGCACCTATTGAGCAAATGGGACTTGGTTGGAAGAGCAGCTTTGGCAGTGGAAAAGGTGGAGATACGATCAGCAGCGGTATTGAAGGGGCCTGGAAGCCGAATCCCACCAAATTTGATATGGGGTATTTAACCACGCTGTTCAAGTACGACTGGAATTTGGTTAAAAGCCCAGCCGGTGCTTACCAGTGGGTTCCATCTGATCCTGCTGCGGCAGATACAGTACAAGATGCGCATGACCCGAACAAGAAACATGCGCCAATGATGACAACAGCTGACCTTTCACTTAGGATGGACCCTTTATATAAACCGATTGCTGAGAGATACCTCGCCAATCCTGAGGAGTTTGCAGATGCTTTTGCCCGTACCTGGTTCAAACTGACACACCGTGATATGGGCCCTCGTTCACGCTATCTTGGTCCGGAAGTTCCGGATGAGGAATTAATCTGGCAGGACCCTGTGCCTGCTGTTGATCATGAATTAATTAATGATCAAGATATTGTGGCCCTAAAGAGCAAAATATTAGGTTCGGGATTATCTGTATCTCAGCTCGTATCAACAGCTTGGGCTTCAGCATCAACCTTCCGCGGTTCGGACAAGCGTGGCGGAGCAAACGGAGCGAGGATTCGTCTTGAACCTCAGAGAACTTGGGAAGTTAATCACCCGGAACAATTGAATAAAATATTGCAGATTTTAGAGAAAATCCAATCTGAATTCAACAGTAGCCAATCTGGCACTAAGAAGGTGTCACTTGCTGACATAATTGTTTTAGGTGGATGTGCAGGTATCGAACAAGCTGCTATAAACGCTGGTAACAATATTACAGTTCCATTCAAGCCAGGGCGCACGGACGCATCTCAAGGGCAGACGGATACCGTTTCGTTTTCGGTGTTAGAACCGAAAGCAGACGGTTTCCGAAATTACCTGAAAGCAAAATATTCCGTATCAACAGAGGAAATGCTGGTTGATCGCGCACAGCTTCTGACCTTGACCGCTCCTGAAATGACAGTTCTGTTGGGTGGTATGCGTGTCCTAAATACAAATTATGGACAGTCTCAGCATGGCGTATTTACAAAGAATCCAGAAACCCTTTCAAACGACTTCTTCTTGAATCTGCTCGATATGGGCACGGTTTGGAAACCGGTCAATGAAGAAGGAGAAGTCTTTGAGGGACGCGACCGTGCAACCGGTGAACTCAAGTGGACTGGCACTCGTGTTGATCTGATATTTGGTTCGAACTCTGAGCTCCGTGCTATTGCGGAAGTCTATGCAAGCGATGACGCTCAAGGAAAATTCATCCAAGATTTCGTAGCTGCTTGGAATAAAGTGATGGATGCGGACCGCTTTGATCTTGTTTGA
- a CDS encoding branched-chain amino acid transporter permease produces MILSVERSIIIIVICALCTILTRSLPFLIFGNRPVPKTVQYLGMILPMAVMATLVVYCIRDITFTSLNGFLPTIISLAVTVLLHFWRKNTFLSIITGTACYMFLIQVVFSL; encoded by the coding sequence ATGATTTTATCTGTCGAGAGATCCATCATCATTATTGTAATATGCGCTCTGTGCACTATATTAACAAGATCACTTCCATTCCTCATCTTCGGAAACCGCCCGGTTCCGAAAACAGTTCAATATCTTGGCATGATCCTTCCAATGGCCGTTATGGCAACTCTTGTTGTCTATTGCATCAGAGATATTACTTTTACTTCACTGAACGGATTTCTTCCGACGATTATCAGTCTCGCCGTAACTGTTCTCCTGCATTTTTGGAGAAAAAACACTTTCCTCAGCATTATTACAGGTACCGCGTGCTATATGTTTCTGATTCAAGTTGTGTTTTCGCTATAA
- a CDS encoding type II toxin-antitoxin system RelE/ParE family toxin, translating to MENKYSVKLLPRAYRDLDGIYTYVAETVIEPGIAAKLVDTLEEAIFSLESMPQRGALRKIGAYANKGYRQLFVGNFTIVYRVSEPKKRVVLVVTIRYSKSQF from the coding sequence TTGGAAAATAAATATTCTGTAAAATTACTGCCTCGCGCATACCGTGATTTGGATGGCATATATACCTACGTAGCTGAAACGGTGATAGAGCCAGGCATTGCTGCAAAATTGGTTGACACGCTTGAAGAAGCTATTTTCAGCTTAGAAAGTATGCCTCAGCGTGGAGCGTTAAGAAAAATAGGCGCTTATGCCAATAAGGGATACCGACAGCTATTCGTAGGTAATTTTACAATAGTATACCGTGTTTCTGAACCTAAAAAGAGAGTAGTTCTTGTTGTCACAATACGATATTCAAAAAGCCAGTTTTAA
- a CDS encoding DUF3102 domain-containing protein: MSDLLTKRTPPVIAAEINTIKRQTSKILLTSSVEIGKRLKEAKALLPHGEWGKWLEESVSYSQRTAEKLMQVFDEYGAKLLVSSEDDNSSNSPSMANLTYTQALILLGLPEEERDEFIAENDTGNMSTQQLQQAVYRRNQELDGEEDLQKVCAEQKDKIAKLSDERDRAKKEATDNLQAVWAEQGNVLKLQRKLDILANENAEAKHIAEIEHENNLLKLNLSMSQADARFELIAKGFDDLFIAIKEMAAADPDACRLYISHANQLLTKTMNKLKRIEKASQAAPKVQENAENDEK; encoded by the coding sequence ATGAGTGATTTGCTGACAAAACGCACGCCGCCTGTTATAGCGGCTGAAATCAATACAATAAAACGCCAAACCAGTAAAATTCTGCTGACCTCTTCCGTCGAAATAGGAAAACGCCTCAAGGAAGCCAAAGCGCTGCTACCCCATGGGGAGTGGGGCAAGTGGCTGGAGGAATCGGTGAGTTATTCTCAAAGAACGGCAGAAAAACTGATGCAAGTCTTTGATGAATATGGGGCTAAACTGCTCGTCTCATCCGAAGATGACAACAGCTCAAATTCGCCATCGATGGCGAATTTAACCTACACCCAGGCACTCATCCTTCTTGGGCTCCCGGAAGAGGAACGGGATGAATTTATCGCTGAGAATGACACAGGCAACATGAGCACGCAGCAGCTGCAGCAGGCAGTATATCGGAGAAACCAGGAACTTGACGGGGAAGAAGACCTACAGAAAGTCTGTGCCGAGCAAAAAGATAAAATCGCCAAATTATCCGATGAGCGCGATCGGGCGAAAAAAGAAGCCACGGATAACCTGCAAGCGGTATGGGCCGAGCAGGGAAATGTTTTAAAGCTGCAGCGGAAGCTGGATATCCTGGCAAATGAAAATGCAGAAGCCAAGCACATTGCCGAGATAGAACACGAAAACAACCTCTTAAAGCTCAATCTCTCCATGAGCCAGGCAGATGCCCGTTTTGAGCTGATAGCCAAAGGATTTGATGATCTTTTTATCGCTATCAAAGAAATGGCCGCAGCAGACCCGGATGCGTGCAGATTATATATATCCCATGCCAATCAGTTATTGACTAAGACGATGAACAAGCTAAAGCGAATAGAGAAAGCGTCCCAGGCTGCTCCGAAAGTACAGGAAAATGCTGAAAATGATGAAAAATGA
- a CDS encoding recombinase family protein, producing the protein MLELARQGEIDVILTKSIFRFARNTTVILEVVRELKNIGVEIWFEKENISTLSGDGELMLTVLSSFAREESKNVSDNVKWRYEP; encoded by the coding sequence ATGCTGGAACTCGCCAGACAGGGCGAAATTGACGTGATTCTAACAAAATCGATTTTCAGGTTTGCCAGAAATACAACCGTTATACTTGAGGTTGTCAGGGAGTTAAAGAATATCGGGGTTGAGATTTGGTTTGAAAAGGAAAATATATCTACATTATCCGGGGACGGCGAGCTTATGCTAACCGTCCTCTCCTCTTTTGCCAGGGAAGAAAGTAAAAATGTCAGCGACAACGTAAAATGGCGGTATGAGCCGTAA
- a CDS encoding AzlC family ABC transporter permease, whose translation MKETLNYSFKRTLPILFGFFPLGIAYGILMQSIGYNALWTGASSTIVLAGSLQFLMTSFFGGGVSISAIILLSLLLNSRHMFYGLSFIQKFNSFGPASKWFLIYSLTDESYSLHCSYKQKEGINEKAAFILTSAFVVIYWVFFSVIGAYAGSLITFDTTGIDFSLTALFATILVDQMRTEKNITPVVIAVISSMVSILVFGTDSFILPSLLITIAALLVFRKLLEPTAEIQEVQE comes from the coding sequence TTGAAAGAGACACTCAATTATTCATTTAAGCGCACATTACCTATACTTTTTGGCTTTTTTCCTTTAGGCATTGCCTACGGCATTCTTATGCAAAGTATAGGATATAATGCTCTGTGGACAGGCGCATCCAGCACCATTGTGCTGGCAGGATCTCTTCAGTTTTTGATGACCTCATTCTTCGGGGGCGGAGTTTCGATCAGCGCAATCATACTGTTATCTCTCCTGCTGAACAGCCGCCATATGTTCTATGGGTTGAGCTTTATCCAAAAGTTTAACAGCTTTGGTCCAGCAAGCAAATGGTTTCTGATCTATTCGCTGACGGATGAAAGCTATTCCCTTCACTGCTCATATAAGCAGAAGGAAGGGATCAATGAAAAAGCCGCATTTATTCTGACAAGCGCTTTCGTCGTAATTTACTGGGTGTTTTTCAGCGTAATCGGCGCATATGCGGGCAGTCTAATCACATTTGATACGACAGGAATAGATTTTTCATTGACAGCACTTTTTGCAACGATACTGGTCGACCAGATGCGAACCGAGAAAAACATTACTCCGGTTGTCATTGCTGTCATATCAAGCATGGTGAGCATTCTCGTTTTCGGTACCGATAGTTTTATTCTTCCTTCTCTATTAATAACAATTGCAGCGTTGCTTGTTTTCCGGAAACTACTTGAACCGACGGCAGAAATACAGGAGGTACAGGAATGA
- a CDS encoding branched-chain amino acid ABC transporter permease, translating into MKKSTRTNIFTYVLVIVSFIIVQLLISSGNISSSLQGQLIPICAYVILAISLNLTVGILGELSLGHAGFMSIGAFAGVAAAISLEHIIPITILRLIAALIIGAFCAGVAGFLIGIPVLRLKGDYLAIVTLAFGEIIKNIINILYVGLDNAGLHFSFLTDANALNLAPGGRVIIDGPLGITGIPKLANFTIGFVLILITLFIVLNLINSRSGRAIMALRDNRIAAESIGIHVTKYKLMAFVTSAVLAGAAGTLFAMNFSTIIASKFNFNTSILILVFVVLGGLGNIRGSIIAAVLLTVLPEMLREFNSYRMLIYAIVLILIMLATNNDVVKGYMRALSERFHPSTLRKGKRGTENG; encoded by the coding sequence ATGAAAAAATCGACTCGTACCAACATCTTCACTTACGTTTTAGTTATCGTGTCTTTTATTATTGTCCAATTGCTTATAAGCAGCGGCAATATCAGTTCCTCCCTCCAAGGTCAGCTGATTCCAATCTGCGCCTATGTGATATTGGCGATTTCACTGAACTTGACCGTAGGCATACTGGGCGAGCTGTCATTAGGACATGCGGGCTTTATGAGTATCGGTGCCTTTGCGGGTGTCGCAGCGGCTATCAGCTTGGAGCATATCATACCCATCACAATCCTGCGCTTGATCGCAGCCCTTATTATAGGCGCTTTTTGCGCCGGAGTAGCCGGCTTCCTGATCGGAATACCTGTCCTGCGTCTGAAAGGCGACTACTTGGCCATCGTCACTCTGGCTTTTGGAGAGATTATAAAAAATATTATCAACATCCTTTATGTCGGGTTGGATAATGCGGGGCTGCACTTCAGCTTTCTTACCGACGCCAATGCTTTGAACCTTGCCCCAGGCGGCAGAGTCATTATTGACGGACCGCTGGGAATCACCGGTATACCGAAGCTTGCCAATTTCACCATAGGCTTTGTCCTTATCCTGATTACGCTGTTTATCGTACTCAATTTAATTAACAGCCGTTCCGGGCGGGCCATTATGGCGCTGCGGGACAACCGTATTGCAGCAGAGAGTATTGGTATTCACGTCACGAAGTATAAGCTTATGGCCTTTGTCACCTCCGCCGTCCTGGCAGGTGCCGCAGGGACGTTATTTGCTATGAATTTTTCCACCATCATTGCTTCTAAATTCAACTTCAATACCTCGATCCTAATTCTTGTTTTTGTGGTTCTGGGAGGTCTGGGTAATATCCGCGGATCTATTATCGCGGCCGTCCTGCTTACTGTACTCCCTGAGATGCTGCGTGAGTTTAACAGCTACCGCATGCTGATATATGCAATCGTTCTCATTCTGATCATGCTGGCTACCAACAACGATGTCGTTAAGGGCTATATGCGAGCTTTAAGTGAAAGGTTCCATCCCTCCACTCTCAGGAAAGGAAAGAGGGGTACAGAAAATGGATAA
- a CDS encoding helix-turn-helix domain-containing protein: MDLGKVIGFNLKDLRTSRNLSLGQLSKVSGISKAMLSDIEKGNSNPTINTIWKIANGLNVPYTRLMEGVERESELVRREKAVMQIGESDHYRAYCYFPGTPTRNFELFYVELDGNSSNTSIGHSEGAREYIYVMNGELILEMETGSHKIHEGDAFTFDSSIGHTYINNQSALLRFMVINYYPS; this comes from the coding sequence ATGGATTTAGGCAAAGTCATCGGGTTCAACTTAAAGGACCTGAGAACATCACGGAATCTTTCCTTGGGACAATTATCAAAAGTTTCGGGCATCAGCAAAGCCATGCTGTCTGATATTGAAAAAGGGAACAGCAACCCGACGATAAATACCATCTGGAAGATCGCCAATGGACTTAATGTACCCTATACCCGCCTGATGGAAGGCGTTGAGCGGGAAAGTGAGCTTGTTCGAAGAGAAAAAGCCGTGATGCAGATAGGTGAATCTGATCATTATCGGGCATACTGTTATTTCCCTGGCACTCCGACGCGGAACTTTGAACTTTTTTATGTTGAACTGGATGGGAATTCCTCCAATACCAGTATTGGTCACTCAGAAGGTGCACGTGAATATATTTATGTTATGAACGGTGAATTGATACTTGAAATGGAAACCGGAAGTCATAAGATCCACGAAGGTGATGCCTTTACATTTGACTCATCCATCGGCCACACATATATCAATAATCAGTCTGCTTTATTGCGCTTTATGGTTATAAACTATTATCCCAGCTGA
- a CDS encoding Fur family transcriptional regulator, with protein sequence MKPSFEEIKKELKQRNINLSHQRLKVLEYLAQNQCHPTVDQIFTALQNEIPTLSKTTVYNALRILIETGLVRVITIEDNETRYDIEVEYHGHFKCESCGTIYNFSIDIDCLTSEDLNNFKISDKNVYFKGICPRCL encoded by the coding sequence ATGAAACCATCATTTGAAGAAATAAAGAAAGAATTAAAACAAAGGAATATTAATCTTTCCCATCAACGATTGAAGGTCTTAGAGTACCTTGCTCAAAATCAATGCCACCCTACTGTAGATCAGATATTCACTGCCCTTCAAAACGAAATACCTACACTATCTAAAACCACTGTCTATAACGCTCTGCGAATTCTGATAGAAACAGGGTTGGTTAGGGTAATTACTATCGAAGATAATGAAACAAGATATGATATCGAGGTTGAGTACCACGGACACTTTAAATGCGAGTCCTGCGGAACCATATACAATTTCAGTATCGATATAGATTGTCTGACCTCCGAAGATTTGAACAACTTCAAAATTAGTGACAAGAACGTATATTTCAAAGGCATCTGTCCTAGGTGTCTTTAG
- a CDS encoding ABC transporter ATP-binding protein, with the protein MLKVNDINVFYGAIHAIKGISLEVNEGEIVTLIGANGAGKSTILKTISGLLRTKTGEINFLGENITSTAPHKIVERGLAHVPEGRRIFLEMTVQDNLEMGAYTCPPRSIEPEMEKVYALFPRLLERRRQVAGTLSGGEQQMLAIGRALMSQPKLLMLDEPSMGLAPILVEQIFTIIQEMNKAGTTVLLVEQNAQMALSVANRAYVLETGSITISGTGQELSESDEIRKAYLGG; encoded by the coding sequence ATGTTGAAAGTCAATGATATAAACGTCTTTTACGGTGCGATCCACGCCATAAAGGGTATCTCTCTCGAGGTCAACGAGGGCGAGATAGTGACCCTGATTGGGGCTAACGGCGCCGGAAAGAGCACCATCTTGAAAACTATTTCCGGCTTGCTGCGCACCAAGACCGGGGAAATAAATTTCTTGGGAGAGAATATCACGTCCACAGCACCCCACAAGATCGTAGAACGCGGTCTGGCTCATGTACCTGAGGGTCGGCGTATATTTCTGGAGATGACCGTCCAGGATAATCTGGAAATGGGCGCCTATACGTGTCCTCCTCGCAGTATAGAGCCAGAGATGGAAAAGGTCTATGCTTTGTTTCCACGGCTTTTGGAACGCCGCCGGCAGGTGGCCGGCACACTATCCGGAGGCGAGCAGCAGATGTTGGCCATAGGCCGGGCGCTTATGAGCCAGCCCAAACTTTTGATGCTGGATGAGCCCTCTATGGGCCTTGCGCCTATATTGGTGGAGCAAATATTCACCATTATCCAGGAGATGAACAAGGCTGGAACGACGGTACTTCTGGTGGAGCAGAATGCCCAGATGGCCCTATCCGTTGCTAATAGAGCCTATGTGCTGGAGACTGGCTCAATCACAATTTCTGGCACCGGCCAGGAACTGTCAGAGAGCGATGAGATTCGCAAGGCCTATCTGGGGGGGTGA
- a CDS encoding HDIG domain-containing metalloprotein, giving the protein MEKKLSRNEAWDLLTEYTKSEALQKHAMAVEAVMAHFARLNGEDEEVWGVAGLLHDLDYEKYPEEHCKKSEEIMLKHGIDDVYIRAMNCHGYGICTDVKPESMMEKILYTVDELTGLINALCLMRPSKSVLDLEVKSVKKKFKDKSFAAGVNREIIGSGCEMLGMELDDVIRETIEGMKEKAQEIGLKGNL; this is encoded by the coding sequence ATGGAAAAGAAACTTTCAAGAAACGAAGCATGGGATCTGCTGACGGAATATACAAAATCAGAGGCACTGCAGAAGCATGCGATGGCAGTTGAAGCTGTTATGGCACATTTCGCCCGGCTTAACGGAGAGGACGAAGAAGTCTGGGGCGTCGCCGGTCTGCTGCACGATCTGGACTATGAAAAATATCCGGAAGAACACTGCAAAAAGTCAGAGGAGATCATGCTGAAACACGGGATCGATGATGTGTATATCCGGGCAATGAACTGTCACGGTTACGGGATCTGCACCGATGTCAAACCGGAGAGCATGATGGAAAAGATCCTGTATACCGTTGACGAGTTGACCGGTCTTATCAATGCCCTTTGCCTGATGCGCCCCTCAAAAAGCGTGCTGGATCTGGAAGTAAAGTCCGTAAAAAAGAAGTTCAAGGATAAATCGTTTGCTGCCGGCGTCAACCGCGAAATCATAGGCAGCGGCTGTGAAATGCTTGGCATGGAATTGGATGATGTCATCAGGGAAACGATTGAGGGAATGAAAGAGAAAGCACAGGAAATCGGGTTAAAAGGAAATCTTTAA